The following nucleotide sequence is from Cellvibrio sp. PSBB006.
GATGCGCGTTCTCGGCTTTAAGGATGTCGGGGATGCCAGCGTCACTGAAGAAGATATCCATGCAATGCTCAAAGAAGGTTCGGTGTCCGGGGTCATCGAGCAGAGTGAGCACACGATGGTGCGCAACGTCTTTCGCCTTGATGAGCGGCCGGTATCCTCGATGATGGTGCCGCGTACCGATATTGTTTTTCTGGATACCGCGCTCTCACTTGAACAAAATATGCAGCGCATCATGGAATCGCCTCATTCGCGCTTTCCGGTTTGCCACCGACATATGGATGAGCTAATCGGCGTGGTAAACGCCAAGCAATTATTTGCCCAGGCCATCTCCGGCCAGGAAATTGATATCAAAACCCTTGCCCAGCCATGTCATTTTATTGCCGAAAGTTTTACCGGCATGGCATTGCTTGAGCATTTTCGCGCAACCAATACCCAAATGGTTTTTGTGGTGGATGAATACGGCGATTTGAAAGGCATTGTCACCTTGCAGGATCTGCTGGAAGCATTGACTGGTGAATTTAATCCGTCTCACGGCAACGATCTTATGGTGATTCAGCGCGAGGATGGTTCCTTGTTGCTGGATGGTTTGTTGTCTGCCCCTGAATTAAAAGATTGTTTAGGGCTAACCGACTTGCCGGGTGAAAAAACCCGTGAATACGAAACGCTGAATGGCCTGTTTATGTATTTATTGGGTCGCGTGCCAGTCACTACCGACAAGGTGGTATTGGAGCCCTGGACGCTGGAGATTGTCGATATGGATGGTATGCGTATCGACAAGGTATTGGCGATAAAAAATCTTTCGCTTCCTGATGCGGATATGGAATCGGGGGATGACACGGGCTAGATCGCAGACCTGGCTCGTGTCAGCAGGAAGCCTCTTCAAAAATCCTCTTCAAAAACTATTGCAAACGTTTGACCAATTCCACCCGGCGGTTTTTTTGCCTTCCTGTTTCATTATCATTCGACGCGGCTGGTGCAAAAGGCCCCACACCTTGCGCGAGCAAGCGGGCCGCTGCAATACCGTGTTGCTTCACAAGGCTATCAACGACCGCTGCTGCACGTTGCTGCGACAGTGTCAGATTATTTTCCCTTGTGCCGGTATCATCGGTATGGCCGACAACGTACAGCAACAGGGCCGGGTTGCGGTTTAACAGCGTCGCAATAGCGACCAACGTGTCGTTGGATTCCGGTTTAACGGAGGCCTTGCCGGTATCAAAATAGATTCCATAGATAAGTGCTTTTCCGGTCGCATCGATCTGTTGCTTGAGAGAGTCCGCATCGACCTTGATGAGATCGGTTGCGAGTGTTTCCGTTTCGACAATCACTTGTTGTACAGCAGCTTCACTTTCATAGGCGCCGATAAATAACGCCACATAGACCTCGCGGTCATCAATCACTTTTTTAGCCAGCAGGTAATAGGGCTTCCGATAATAGTTGTAAACATTATCTTCAACGGAAATTTTATTACCCAACTGCTGAGCTTCACGGTCCTTGCCGCAGGCGTCCAGTTCACAGCGGGACAGAACCTTGAAACCGGCGCTATCCAATGCCTGTTTATAATTTTCATAGATCTTTAACGTGGACGTATCTTTTACCACATAAAAATGGCGCGCCAGATCCCCGCTGAGGGACAGTGGAGTTTGGTCCGCCGAGCCCGGAGCAGCCGGCAACATCATGGTTTCATAATCGATTATTTCGTGGTTGCGCAACGAAGCACCAGGATAACGGGCGAACAGTTGATGATCCTTGCTCAGCTCTTTGGCGTCGGCCGTTTCCGTGGGTGATGTCGCTTGCGGCTTACCGGATAGATAAGAAGGGTCGACAGTAATCAGGTTATCTTCCAGAGGCTCGGTTTCCACAATCACTTGTTGTACGGCCGTTTCATCTTCGTAACCGCCGATATACCAGGCGCCGATAACCTTACCCTTGGGTGCGTCCTTTTCTGCAAGAAGATAATAGGGGTTGTGGTAGTAATTGTAGACGGCGCCTTCCGGCGACAGGTGTTCGCCCAAGGCTTTGGTTGTGCGGTCGTTACCACAGGCATCGCGCAGACAGGAAAACGTAATAGTGAAGCCCAGTTTTTTTAATGCAGACGCATAGTTTTCATAGACCTTCAGGGTTGATACGCCCTCAATAATATAAAAATACTGATACAAATCTCCTGTCACGGCCAGGGTTTCATAGTCGTTATTTTCATTGACCAGCGTGTTGGGAAATTGAAAGTGCTCGTAATCGTAGGTCAGCTGTTTACGTAACTTCGCCTCGGGGTAAGCGCTGATAAGCGGGTGTTCGTTGTCGGCTTGGGCGCTGAAGCAAAGACAGCCGCACATCAGAGTAGCGATTTTCTTCATGAATAGCTCCTTGAAGAGTGTTTGGGTGTTGAAGGATAGCGGGATTTACATCCAAAGACTGTGAAGAATTATAAGCCTGTGCAGGCTGTCTGTTCTGCGGAAGGTTATGCATTGTTTGCTTTCTGTGGAGTTGTTACCAAATTTCCCGCACCGAGTGTAACTTTTCTGTGCAAATCGGCAGGTTTCCAATAACACTGCACATTCGCAGTGCTTTTATTTCTGAATGAGCGGCCAGTGTTCCTGTTATTTAACCCATGCCTGACGTGGCTGGAGGCTTTTACTCGCCGTTGATTTTCTTTGATGTTCATGTGTCATCAAGTGTTCTGTCGCTTCACGCTAATCCGCTGTTTTTCCTCATATTTAAACAACGTTGTCAAATTGATGTGGCGCATTTATCTTTTTGTTGGTGTGATACAAAGTATCATTTTTATACGCATTTAATGAAATAAACTACCTGTCAGTATTGCAGAGAAAAGGAATAACAGAAAAATAATACATTTTTGCGAGGTTTTTTCGCGGTGTATGGCACGCGGATTGAATGCAGAATTCCTCAGCGTGAACGAATCGGCTATCCGGAATTTCAGGTTCAGTATGAAAGAACCTGAAATGAATTGCTGGGCACAACATTTTATTGTTTTGAGCAGTGGATCAAATAGTAAAATTGACAACGTTGTCCATCGGGGCTAGGTTGGCGCTGCAGAGAGTGATGCGTAGCTGTTTTAAAAACCAAATTATAAATCGACAGGAGATTGTAAGATGAAATATATATCGTTGTTACAATCGCTGAACCGAGCCCTGGTGTTGACGGGTTGCGTCGGCGGGTTATTCCTTGGTACTACCCAAGTCGTAGTGGCACACGGCACCATGACAGCACCGGCGAGCAGGATCTGGCGCTGTTATCAGGAAGGTCCGCAAACACCGCAATCTGCTGGCTGCCAGGCAATCTCCGCGGCGGGTGGCGCCTCCAGTTTGTATGACTGGAATGGGATTCGCCAGGGCGATGCCAACGGCAATCACCAATCAAAAGTTCCCAACGGACAATTGTGTAGTGGCGGCGATCCCAATTATTTCAAAGGTCAGGATCTTGCACGCAACGACTGGACTGCCACCAATATCTCGGCGGGTAGTTACACCTTTCGCTGGAACAATTCAGCCGCTCACCAAACACTTTATTATCGTTATTACATTACCAATAACGGTTACAACCCCACCACGCCTTTACGCTGGAGCGACCTGAGCCTGATTTGTGAAACGCCACCGGAAGGTGCGTTAAATAATCCCGCTCACACCTGCAATATTCCTTCGCGTAGCGGCCGCCATGTGATCTACGGTGTATGGCAACGTTCCGATAGCCCGGAGGCATTTTATTCCTGCTCTGACGTTGTATTTAGCGGCGGAAATAATTCCAGCAGCTCAAGCGTCTCGTCAAGCTCCAGCAGTTCGCCAACCAACATCTGTACTAATTTGCCAACCTGGAATGCCAACAGCATTTATACCGGTGGGCAACAGGTCAAGTTGAACAACATCCGCTATCAGGCACAGTGGTGGACGCAGGGTGATAACCCATCTGCAGGCACGGGTTCCAACTACGTGTGGATTAACCAAGGCAGTTGTGGCGGCAGTGGTCCTTCTTCATCCAGCAGTTCATCTGTGGTGAGCAGTTCATCCAGTTCTTCATCAACTGGCGGTGGTAATTGCACCTCTCCACAATTTGTACAGGGTGCAACCTATGCAACAGGGGCGAAGGTACGTAATGCGGGCAGTGAGTATCAATGTACCGTGGGTGGCTGGTGCACCATCGGTGGTCCTTACGAGCCCGGCGTGGGTTGGGCGTGGACCAATGCCTGGAGTTATCTGCGCAGCTGTAATTGATCAGGTAGTTATACAGATAACAGGTATATAGGTAACAGATAAAGGTACACACATAAACGAAAAGTCAGCTAAGGCTGGCTTTTCGTTTTTAATAAAAATTTCATTTTTTGTTATTGCTCATAACCTGATTTGGCAGAATTTTTACTGTCATTTGTTATGAGGCGTTCGCGTAATTTTCTGTCCCATTTTTTTACGATTAATTGTGGGACTATTTGAATAATGAATCTTGTGCAATCTGAATTGGTTTTAATTGACAACGTTGTCCACCGGGTTTAATGTCGTTGGCGGTAGTTATGTTTACCTGCTTGTTGTGTCTTGTGTGGTATTCGGTCAAGCAACAAGTCACACCTCTCGCACAGTCATGATGTACGTTTTTATAAGAGCAGTATCCCCACGGAGTTTTCTGCACAGGACTGAAAAATAAAAATGGTATGGCTGTGACCATGATGAATCGTGAGTGGTTACTGCGATTCACAATTGATTCAATTTTCTCCCGCGCAGACGGGAAAATACGAAGGATTAAAAGATGATGAATATAAAAAAAGCTCTAGGGTTACTGGCGACTATGCTATTTGCTGGTCACGTTTATGCGTATAACTGTTCCGGTGTGGCACAGTATTCTGATGGTGCCAGTTACAACAACGGCAACATTGTGCAAAATCTCGGTGTTGCCTATCAATGTACGGTCGGTGGTTGGTGTAGTGTGGGTGGTCCCTATGCACCAGGTGCCGGTTGGGCCTGGAATAATGCCTGGAGCAGTCTCGGTGCTTGCGGCAGCACCGGTGGCCCATCCAGTTCATCCAGCTCTTCTTCTGGCAACAATAATGGTGGTGGTTCGTGTGCGAACTGGACAGCTGGTACTTACTACAATGTTGGCGTCGTGGTGCGTTACAACAACGCTTATTACCGCGCTAAGAACGCTAACCCTGGCTATGATCCGGTGATCAGCACCTGGTTCTGGGAGCCGGTCGCTTCCTGTCCGGGCGGCAATAATAGCTCCAGTTCATCCAGCAACAACAACGGTGGTTCTTGTCCGCAATGGACAGCGGGAACGAACTACTACGCTGGCAATGTGGTGGTTTTCAACGGTTCTTACTTCATGGCCGAGCACGACAACCCCGGTTACGATCCAACAATCAGCACCTGGTTCTGGGAGCCTGTAGCCTCTTGTTCGGGCGGTAACAATTCCAGTTCTTCGTCATCGACTGGTGGTGGTACTGGTTTTGCTGCAATCGTGAACCAGGCACAATTCAATCAAATGTTCCCGAACCGCAACTCGTTCTATACCTACAGCGGTCTGGTTGCTGCTGCTAACACCTTCCCGGCATTTGCCAATACTGGTGATATTCAGGTGAGAAAACGTGAAGCCGCTGCAGCACTGGCGAACTTCTCTCACGAAACCGGCGGTCTGGTTTATATCAACGAGATTGCTCAAGGTGAGTACTGTTCCGGTGGTGCAACGCCTTGCGGAGTTTGTGCACCAGGCAAACGCTACTATGGTCGTGGTCCAATCCAATTGAGTTGGAACTATAACTACTGTACCGCTGGTCAAGCGCTCGGCCTGGATTTGTGGGCTAACCCTGATCAGGTTTCACAAAACGCGACGACTGCATGGCGCACCGCGCTCTGGTTCTGGATGACGCAAAGCGGTGCTGGTTACCGTCCGGCTCACTCATCCATCACCGGCGGTTACGGCTTCGGCGAAACCATTCGCACCATCAATGGTTCGTTGGAATGTAACGGCGGTAATCCGGGTCAAGTGCAAAGCCGGATCAACTCGTATCAAAGCTTCATCCAGATACTGGGTGGAACACCGGGCAACAACCTGGGTTGTTAATCGTTTGATACAACCGTCATTCGTGAGGATGATGGTCCAATAAAAAACGCCGCGAGGAAAATACTCGCGGCGTTTTTTATTGGTTGATGAATAAATTGTTACAGAGGAAAGTTTGTATATTTATAAATCCACACCTAACAAACCGAGGATACTTTTATCGACAAAGCCATCGGCGATCATGCCTTGTTGGTGTTGAAATTGGCTGACGGCGCGGCGGGTGCCGGGGCCGAGGATGCCGTCGGGTGTGCCGGTGTCGAACCCTTTTTTGTTGAGTTGCTCTTGCATCGTCATCACTTGTGCGCGATTCAGGCGCGGTGCATCTTCCGGTGGCGGTTGCATCAATTTGCCGGTACCGGCGATGCGGTCTGCGAGATAACCCACGGCCAAGGCGTAATACTCCGAGCGGTTCCAGCGCATGATGACATGGAAATTATCGTAAACCAGAAAAGCTGGTCCGCGATGTCCCGACGGTACCAGAAGTGAGGCTTGCATATCCGCTTGCGGTAACGCCGAACCATCCGTTTGGCGGACGCCTAATTTTTGCCATTCAGCAAGTGACTTGCGTTGATTTAATCCGGCTTCAAGATAGGGAAAGTCTACGGCGAGTTTCACTTCCCGACCCCAGCGATCCGCTTGTTGCCAACCCAGGCTTTGTAAAAATTTTGCTGCCGATGCCATAGCGTCCGGCGTGCTGTTCCATAAGTCGCGCTTCTTGTCGCCATCGTAATCAACGGCATAACGTAAAAAGGCGGACGGCATAAATTGCGTGTGACCCATGGCGCCGGCCCATGAGCCTTCCATTTTTTCGGGTGCTATTGCACCCTCATCCAGAATACGTAAGGCGGCCATGAGCTCACCGGCAAAATAATCGCTGCGGCGCTCATCGCACGCGAGCGTGCTCAATGAATCCACCACCGACATCTTTCCGAAGAAGCTGCCGTAGTTGGTTTCCAAGCCCCAGAAAGCGACCAGATAATGTGCGGGCACACCATAGTCCCGCGTAACGCGGGACAGCAAGGCGCGATGCTTGGCTAACAATTCCCGACCCTGGATGACACGTTGATCGGTAACGCGACGGTTCAGATAATCCGCGAAGGTCGTGGTGAATTCCGGTTGTTGTCTGTCCAACTCAATGACACGCGTATTGAATGTTGCCTTAAGTAAACTTTGGTTAATGGTGGCGTCTGAAATTCCTTCAGCTTTTGCGCGTTCACCAAGACGTGTTAAACAATTCGCAAACGCATCGGCGGACAGCGTGGCCTCTGCTGTGGTGGGGGCTGCTGAAGCAGAGGTATACACCTGGCTGAGCAACAACAGGGGGATCAATCTTTTTGCCGTCGTCATAACACTCCCGTTAATGGCGATGTGAAATCATAAAAAACTGCCGGGTATAGTGGCGTAGCGGTGGGTATCCTGCAATAGCTTGGTGGGTTGTTCGCGACATAAGTTCAGTTTTAAACAATCGAGAAAGCGGGGGGGCATCAGCATTTTTGTGAATCATCAAGCAAAGCCTGGCGATATTTGCGCTGGCGAAACTCATAGGGGGAGTTGATGCACTGCGCGGCACGCAGTTGCTTGTATTCCACGAGGCTTGCCAGATGCCGGTTGGCAGCGGGGGAGGGCGATAAAAGTACGCAGGTTTCACAGTGGGGCTGCGGGTAGTGCTTTAAAAAATGTCGCTCAACAAACCGGCTGGTGAAATAAATGATGCGTGGTTGTGCAGCCAGGCAGGCGATTATGCCGGTGTGATTAATATCAAGGATACGCAGGTTAGCATCCGCACAGTTGTTCGACTTTCGTTCGATGCGGTAAGCAATATCTGTCAACGCGATGCCATGGCGTTCGCACAAATTTTTTTTATCACCCAGGGTGTGCGTCGGCATGTTAAACACGTCACCCAATAATCGCCAAAACTCATTTCGCCCGCTGCCGCTGTAAAACCACTCGCCGTAGTCTCGACCATTAAAGCAGGGAAAACTGCCGATGATTAAACGCTGCGTGTGTTGCGGTAAAAAATAATGAAAAGGATGTTGTTCTATCACAAATCCGCCTGCTAATGGTTTGTCTTCTTGAGCGAAGTGTCATTCTTTTTCAGTAGACTCATCGGTGAACAAGAGTTCCATCAATTCCAGTACTTGTGGGTCACGTAATAAGGCCATGCGATCATTACTCTGGAGTTTATGTTGCAGGTCAGGGTCATTCAATATGGCTTGAACGCGTTCATCATTTTTTTTGCGCTGCACTTTTTGCCAGATATTGCTCATCTGCATGGCCAGTATCTCGTCAACATTCTCAGCATGGGCAATGTCACTGTGGCGTAACAGCTGTTGCAGATGTTCGTCCTGGGCCAGTTGTTGAAAGTCCGGATTTTGTAGCAGCGTTGCAATATCTCCCTCTTCAAGCTGTGATTGAAATTGTGGGTCTTGCAGTAACTGCTTGAAAGCCTCGTTACTTAGCACCTGATTCAGATGTTCGCCCATCTCCACCGGATCTTCCACAAACGCAATGGCCAGAGGTGCTGCTTCCGGGTAGGTCTGTTCCAGGACTTTTGCTGTGGCTTGACTCATCAGGCCGCGGGTTTTTTGTGCGATCAGCGTATCGTTATCAAATTTGTCGGGGTGTTTTAATTCCTGGTAAATACTGATGCCATAGACCACCAGTACACCCAGGAGGCAGCCAACGCCGGTACCCACCAACATACCACCCAAACGTGACATACCGGACAAGCCGGCGTTGGTAGAAACCGCTTGCTCCAGAAAGCTGAACACGACGCCCACCACCAAACTTGCGACGATGAAAGCGATTAATCCCGCCGAAAAATACAGCAGCAATCCGTCAAGCCCGGTCATATCCTGGAGCAGTTTAGCGACTGGTTTAAGCCCATAAATCGCAGCCGCGTAACCGGCGATCAGGCTGATGATGCCGCCCAAGGCACCAAAGAAACCTTTACGCAAACCCTGAATAGCAAAAATAAGCACCACAATAATAAATACGCCCAGGCTAAGGGTCATGTTCGTCACAGTCTCCGATAAATAGGAAATTAATGATGTTGATGTGTTTCGGCTTTTCGGTTGTACATTGCTTTATCGGCCGTGAGTATAGCTGAATCAAAGTCACGTTCGTCGGTGAATGTTGCTATGCCCCAGGAGACGGAGTAGGTAAGTTTATCCCGCTCGGACAATACACTGAGCTGTTCACGAATAAGTTGCATGCGCTTTTCAGCCTCGGCGAGCGGTAAATCAAAACACACCAGAACAAATTCATCACCGCCATAACGAAACAAATAGTCATGGGCGCGCATGGATTCCCTGAGCGTTCGCGCGATACAGCAAATGGCCTGATCGCCAACGCTGTGGCCATGCAGGTCATTGATCGGTTTGAGGTTGTCGATATCAATCATCACCACCACACCGTGGCGCTGGCGCAGACGTTTCTTGAGTTCGGTTAAGGCATGGCGGTTAAAGCAGGTGGTCAGGGAATCCTGGTGCGCCAGTAGCGCCATATTATCCCGCTCGGTTTGTAATAATTGGTTGGCCCGCTCAAGGGTAGCTTTCATGTTGACGGCGGCAATTGTCAATAAACTGAAGGCCAGCATGACTTCGATTATCAGATCGAAGATCGACTGATACGCGCTGTAATTGTTTGCCAGCATCTCACCTAGATATTCAGCTGAGAATAAACGAAGGCCATTCGCAAAAAATGCCAGGATCAAGAGCGACAATGAGAGCAGGGCGAGCAATTTCACCCAGGGGTAGCGTATCGGCAAGGTCATATTTAATAGAGCGATCCATGCGGGTACCAGCGAGAGGGAAAAGGCTATGGCATGCAAACGAAATTGCGCGGAGAAATCATCGCCATATGCCTGCAATACACCGGACCAGATGATAGCTAGGGGCAGCAGCCAGCGTAAGCGCGACCAATAAGGATATTTACCCGTGGGAAAGCTGATGAAACCGAGCCAGAGAAAGATAGCAAAGAGATATTCGCCAAAAAAGTACCCGTAGGTTAGCCAGGCCAGTTCGGGCCAGCGAAACGCGATTTGCAGGGCAACCAGTGCCAGGGAAAGTGCTAACCAAGCGCGTACCCACCAGCGAAAGTAAGTACGGGGCAGGACCCTGAAGAGCAGATTGAAGAGTAATGCAATACTGATCACTCCAAAAGTCTGAATCAGTTGTCCCAGGATGCTGAGGCTGGTGAGGTCGGGTAGCAAGATACATCCTCGTCATAAACGAGAGGGGCTTTATCAGCCTAATTGACTACAAGACTATTTTCCAGTCAGTTTTTAACGCAGTGCTGACAACGCTGGTAATTTTTTAGCGTTTCCCTAGGGCTCGCGCGTCAGAGATTTCCCACACGCTTTACAATAGGCTGCGTCATTATCATGGCCTGATTTCAAACAACTGGGGCAGCTGATGGCACGACGCTCGCGCGCCATCTCCTGTGCCAGTTCGGCCGTGAGGATACCGGTAGGAATAGCGATGATCGAATAACCCGTCAGCATAACTGCAGCAGCGACAATCTGCCCCAGGACCGAATGCGGCGTAATATCGCCATAACCGACAGTGGTAATCGTTACGATGGTCCAATAAATACTTTTGGGGATACTGGTAAAGCCGTTGCCGGGGCCTTCAACCAGATACATGATGGACCCGAAGATAATCGCCAGTATGAGTACCGCCACAAAAAAGACAAAAATCTTGCGGCGTGCGTGGAGCATGGCATTGATCAACAGGTTCGCTTCGGACATATAGCGCACCAGCTTCAGGATTCGGAAGATGCGCAACACCCGCAGTAAACGAACAACCAGAAGATAATTTGCACCCGGAAAAAAGATGCTGAGGTAGGTCGGCAGTATCGACACCAGATCGCAGATGCCATAAAAGCTGCGTATGTATTGCCAGCGACCCGGTGAGCAGTAGATGCGCAGACCATATTCTATGGTAAACACAATCGTAAAAAACCACTCGGCGGCCAACAGCAGGCTACCAAATTGTGACGCGACGGATTCAATAGAATCGAGTACCAGCACTAACACGCTCAACAGGATGGTATAAATCAATACCACATCGAAGAGTTTCCCCGCCGGCGTGTCGGTGCCAAAGATGATGATATACAGTTTGTGTTTTAGCGCGGTAGACATAGCATGTTTTATTAACGAATTGATTATCAGGGCAAGGTCGCTCGACCAATCGTATTGGTATCAGTACCGAACCAGAGTGCATTTTCTTTTTCGTCATACACCATATGCCGCACGGTACCGCCACCGCTTTTTATTTCCGTTGGGGTACCAAAGGTATTGCTGGACGGATCAAAGCTCACCAGGCGATTGGGCTGCATGCCTGTTTCAACAAACCACACGTGGCCTTGTTGATCGGCAGCTACAGCATAAGGGCGGGATTTTTCCTGCGCGGGCGTGCGCCACTCATCAATAGCGCCGGTCGAGGGGTTATAACGCCCCAGATGACCTTCGGCATAATCGACATACCACACCATGCCGTCGGGGGTTATCGCCAGCCGGCGCGGACGATTTTCGGCGCGGGGCAAGGTGATTTCAATAATCTTGCCGTCTTCAATGGTGGCGAGTTTGTTGGTGCCAAAAAGTGCAATCCAGGGTTTATCATTCTTGTCGACTAACAAACCGTAAGGACGCGCATTTTTGGTAGCCACCTCGTGCAATGTAATTTTTTCGGTGTCAGTTTTTAGAAAACCAATCTGGTTGCCGCCCTGCACGGTAAACCAGATATCGCCGCCGCGCGTAAAATCCATGGTGTGCACATCGCGAGGCCCTTCGCCGGGCAACATAAATTTCTCGATAGCACCGGTTTCGGGATTGACCAGGCCGATGTGCTCCGCACGATTACCGGCATACCAGGCGCCGCGTTTATTGGCGATCACCGTATGCGGTCCGGTGCCCGCATCCAACGCGTAGCGTTTGAATTCGCCACTGCCGGGGTTGAGCGTGGCTACATAATCGCTGTTTTGGCCGACAAACCAGATTGTATTCGGACCGCCGACCCAGGGATCGCGGGGGAGGGACTTCTCCCAGGGAACCGTCCATTCAGTAATGGTGACCTGTTTTTCGGTAACCTGCTTGGTCTTTTCGGTAATGTCATGTGAGGTGTCTGCGAAGGCAGCACAGGAAAAAAATAACACGCTGACAAGTGCGGACATGCGGGACGATGCGAGCAGCTTCATTGTGCAAACCTCTTATCAATAATTGTCGGTTTTGTTGGCGGCAATGATGAACACCACAGGCGTTAAGGCTATCGTTTTATTGACGCCAGCAGCATATAAAAATTCCTTGGGTGTTGTGTTGATCAGTTCATAGCAACAGAAGCCGGAATTTGAAACACTGGGCATAGCTTAATCGACTACAGCTTTTTATAACAGGAATTAACATGTATTCAACAATTACCCGATTGATCGGCACCGTGTGTATTTTGTCATTGTTTGCCTGCGGCGGCGGTTCATCCTCGGATGGCCCTTCATCAAGTTCGCCTGCCAGTGAACGCTCCAGTTCTTCCGCAAGTTCAACACCTGTCGTGTCTTCAGCCTCCTCCAGCGATGTCAGTAGCTCGGTGTCAATACCATCGTCAGTGAGTAGTGCTTCGCTCAGCTCATCAATCAGCAGCGCGAGCCAAGGCTTCTCCAGCTCATCCGACAGTACGCTATCTGATATTCCCCTGCAAAGCCAGATTACCAAAGTGCAACCGATGACCGGCATTGTGTTATGGGCGGATTCACACAATAGCAGTGTGTTAAAAACCGAAGACGACTACATTCAACTTGAGTACGCCTATGTACGCCCCAGTGATGTGGTGACGGGTGATAACCAGTATGACTGGAGCATGGTGGATAATTTACTGGCGCAAGTGAGTGGGCGCGGTAAACAGGTAATCCTGCGCTGGTACTACGTTTATCCGGGGCGCGAAACGGCGGTGCCGGATTACATCAAAGACGATAGCAATTACCACGAAACTATCGAATCCAGCGAAGGAGAGGACACAGGTTTTCCCGACTGGTCGCACCCTGAGTTACAACAGGCACACCTGGATTTCTATACCGCCTTTGCCGCGCGCTACGACCATGATCCGCGTATCGCATTTTTGCAGGTAGGCTTCGGATTGTGGGGCGAGTACCACATTTACGATCCCGAGGTCCGGTTGGGAGAAAATTTTCCATCCAAAGCCTTCCAGACAACATTTCTAAAACATCTTGATACGGTTTTCGATGAGTTGCATTGGAGTATCTCGATCGACGCCGGTGACAGCAGCAATACGCCGATCGCCAACGATGCTGAATTGCGGGCGCTGCAGTTCGGCAACTTCGACGATTCATTCATGCACAGCGAACACGCGGACTACAACGCGGATATGTGGCGAGTATTCAGCCATACCGCTCGCTATGCACATTCACCCCACGGCGGTGAACTCAGCTACTACTCCGATTATGATCAGGAAAATGCGCTCAACGTTGAGGGCATGTACGGCAGAACCTACGAGGCGTTAAGCGAA
It contains:
- a CDS encoding CvpA family protein, with the translated sequence MTLSLGVFIIVVLIFAIQGLRKGFFGALGGIISLIAGYAAAIYGLKPVAKLLQDMTGLDGLLLYFSAGLIAFIVASLVVGVVFSFLEQAVSTNAGLSGMSRLGGMLVGTGVGCLLGVLVVYGISIYQELKHPDKFDNDTLIAQKTRGLMSQATAKVLEQTYPEAAPLAIAFVEDPVEMGEHLNQVLSNEAFKQLLQDPQFQSQLEEGDIATLLQNPDFQQLAQDEHLQQLLRHSDIAHAENVDEILAMQMSNIWQKVQRKKNDERVQAILNDPDLQHKLQSNDRMALLRDPQVLELMELLFTDESTEKE
- a CDS encoding GGDEF domain-containing protein; this encodes MLPDLTSLSILGQLIQTFGVISIALLFNLLFRVLPRTYFRWWVRAWLALSLALVALQIAFRWPELAWLTYGYFFGEYLFAIFLWLGFISFPTGKYPYWSRLRWLLPLAIIWSGVLQAYGDDFSAQFRLHAIAFSLSLVPAWIALLNMTLPIRYPWVKLLALLSLSLLILAFFANGLRLFSAEYLGEMLANNYSAYQSIFDLIIEVMLAFSLLTIAAVNMKATLERANQLLQTERDNMALLAHQDSLTTCFNRHALTELKKRLRQRHGVVVMIDIDNLKPINDLHGHSVGDQAICCIARTLRESMRAHDYLFRYGGDEFVLVCFDLPLAEAEKRMQLIREQLSVLSERDKLTYSVSWGIATFTDERDFDSAILTADKAMYNRKAETHQHH
- a CDS encoding ion transporter, translated to MSTALKHKLYIIIFGTDTPAGKLFDVVLIYTILLSVLVLVLDSIESVASQFGSLLLAAEWFFTIVFTIEYGLRIYCSPGRWQYIRSFYGICDLVSILPTYLSIFFPGANYLLVVRLLRVLRIFRILKLVRYMSEANLLINAMLHARRKIFVFFVAVLILAIIFGSIMYLVEGPGNGFTSIPKSIYWTIVTITTVGYGDITPHSVLGQIVAAAVMLTGYSIIAIPTGILTAELAQEMARERRAISCPSCLKSGHDNDAAYCKACGKSLTREP
- a CDS encoding lyase translates to MKLLASSRMSALVSVLFFSCAAFADTSHDITEKTKQVTEKQVTITEWTVPWEKSLPRDPWVGGPNTIWFVGQNSDYVATLNPGSGEFKRYALDAGTGPHTVIANKRGAWYAGNRAEHIGLVNPETGAIEKFMLPGEGPRDVHTMDFTRGGDIWFTVQGGNQIGFLKTDTEKITLHEVATKNARPYGLLVDKNDKPWIALFGTNKLATIEDGKIIEITLPRAENRPRRLAITPDGMVWYVDYAEGHLGRYNPSTGAIDEWRTPAQEKSRPYAVAADQQGHVWFVETGMQPNRLVSFDPSSNTFGTPTEIKSGGGTVRHMVYDEKENALWFGTDTNTIGRATLP
- a CDS encoding DUF4832 domain-containing protein is translated as MYSTITRLIGTVCILSLFACGGGSSSDGPSSSSPASERSSSSASSTPVVSSASSSDVSSSVSIPSSVSSASLSSSISSASQGFSSSSDSTLSDIPLQSQITKVQPMTGIVLWADSHNSSVLKTEDDYIQLEYAYVRPSDVVTGDNQYDWSMVDNLLAQVSGRGKQVILRWYYVYPGRETAVPDYIKDDSNYHETIESSEGEDTGFPDWSHPELQQAHLDFYTAFAARYDHDPRIAFLQVGFGLWGEYHIYDPEVRLGENFPSKAFQTTFLKHLDTVFDELHWSISIDAGDSSNTPIANDAELRALQFGNFDDSFMHSEHADYNADMWRVFSHTARYAHSPHGGELSYYSDYDQENALNVEGMYGRTYEALSEEFNITYMIGNDQPEYQSNERIKQAGMANGYKFHITAFQASSSHSVVTVENRGIAPIYYDAYVAINGVRAEQSLKGLLPDESLQVEINAGGSEPVLTIESDRLVAGQVIQFEADL